The Achromobacter deleyi region CCGCAAGTCTTGAAGGCCAGGTTGCGTTGATCACGGGCGGCGCGGGCGCCATGGGACAGGCGATTGCGAAGGCGTTCCGGCAGGCCGGGGCGCGCGTGATCGCCACCGACCGGGTAGCGCAGCAGGAACTGGGCGGCGGCATCGATTACCGCCGCTATGACGTGACTTCCCGGGCCGAGACCGACCAGGTCATCGACGAGGTCCTGGCCGAGTACGGCAAGGTGGACATTCTGGTGCTGTGCGCGGGCATCATCGCCCGCACGCCGCTGGGCGACAGCACCGACGACGAGTGGGATGCGGTGATGTCCGTGAATGTGCGCGGCGTGGTCAACCCGGCGCGCAAGCTGTTTCCGCTGATGTGCAAGCAGGGCTTCGGCAAGATCCTGGCCGCGGGCTCGATCGCGGCCAAGAACGGCGGCGTGGCGTCGGGGCCGGCCTATGTCGCGTCCAAGGCTGCCGTGCACGGCATGATGCGCTGGATCGCCAAGGCCGGAGCGCCGCATGGCGTGTATGCCAACACCCTGGCGCCGGGTCCGGTCGAGACGGCCATGTGGGCCAGCGTCACCGGCGGGGGGGCGCCTTCGGCCAACGGCACGGTGCCGCTGGGCCGCTATGGCAATCCCGACGATATCGCGCAGGCGGCGCTGTTCCTGTGTTCGCCGGCCTCCAACTGGATAACGGGCACGTCGCTGGATATCAGCGGCGGCATGTGGATGGACTGAACATGACAGCAGATACCGTACCCGTGATCGGCTTTATCGGCCTGGGCGTGATGGGTGGCCCGATGTGTCGCAACATAGCCGTCAAGCATGCCGGCGAGGTCATTGCATTCGACATGAACGCGGATGCCTACGCCTTGCTGCAAGGAACCAAGGCGCGCCGCGCCGCGACCCTGGCGGAGGTGGCGGCCCAGGCCGACGTGGTGTTCCTGTCCTTGCCCGGAGGACCTCAGGTGGAGCGGGTCTGCCTGGCCCCGGGCGGCCTGACCGACGGCCCGCGCCGGCCGGCCGTGATCGTGGACCTGAGCACCACCACCGTGGCGTCGGCCCGCGGCACGGCCGAACGGCTAGCCGCAAGCGGCGTCGCCTTCGCGGATGCGCCGGTGGCCCGGACCCGTGCAGCGGCGCAGCGCGGCGAACTGAGCATCATGGTGGGCGCCGACGAGGCCCTCTATCAGCGCATCGAACCGCTGCTGCGCTACATCGGTTCGGACGTCACCCGCTGCGGCGAGGTGGGCTGCGGCCAGGTGGTCAAGCTCATCAACAATGCGCTGGTCTTTGAGAACACCGTGGCGCTGGCCGAGATGATGGTGCTGGGCGAGCGCGCCGGCGTGCAGCCGACGGTGCTGCTGGATGCGGTGTCCAAGGGGTCGGGCGACAGCTTCGTGCTGCGCAATCACGGCCGCCAGGCCATGCTGCCGCGCGAGTTTCCGGAGAAGTCCTTTCCGCCCGAGTACGTGCTGAAGGACCTGGGCTACGTGCTGGAGCTTGCCTCGCAGACCGGCCTGGCGGCCCATGTCGCGGAACTTGCCCAGCGCTACTACGCGGCCGCCGCCAGCGGCGGCTGGGGCGGGCGTTACTTCCCTTCGGTGATCGAGATCATCGACCGGGGCGACGGGCCGGCCGCCGCCGCGCCCGGGCAGAAGGGGCAGGTCCATGGATGACCTCGTCGGCCTGATCTGGGCGGGCGTCGTCAGCGGCTGCCTGTACGCCATGGGTGCGATCGGCATCGTGCTGATCTACAAGAGTTCGAACGTGGTGAACTTCGCGCATGGCAACCTGGCGGGCCTGGCCGCGTTCCTGGTGTTCGGCTTCACGGCAGGCATCTTCGCGAACATGGCCTGGGGCGCCGCCGTGCTGCTGACGCTCGTGATCATGGTGGCCGTGATGGCAGTCAGCTATTTCCTGATCGCCCCGCTGGTCTTCAAGTCGGACCTGACCAGCACCATAGCGACCCTGGGCGTGGGTCTCATCGCGCAGGGCGCAACCCAGCTCTTGTTCGGCTCCAACGTGGTGTCGCTGGACCTGCCGCTGCCCGCATGGCGCGGCCAGCTGGGCCCCATCCGCGTCACGTCGTATGACATGGCCGTGCTGGGCACGACCGCGCTGGCGATCGGGCTGCTGTACCTGCTGATCGAGCGCACCCGCATCGGCATCGCTTTTCGCGCCGTGTCGGCCAATCCCTACGCCAGCCGCGTATGCGGGCTGAATCTGCGCCGGGTCCATCTGTTTTCCTGGGTGACGGCGGGCGTGCTCGGGCTGATCGCGTCGCTGCTGATCGTGCCGACCACGTTCCTGTCGTCCACCAGTGTGTCCTCGTTCATGCTGCAGGCGTTCGCGGCGGCGGTCGTGGGCGGCTTCAACAGCCTGCCCGGGGCCGTGCTGGGCGGCATCTTCATCGGCGCCATCATGAACCTGCTGTCGTTCTATGTGTCCGCGGAATTCAACAACACCTATCTGCTGCTGACGATTCTGCTGGTGCTCAACGTATTCCCCAAGGGGGTGCTGGCCATCCGTGGAGGCGCCCGTGTCTAGCGTAATCATGTCATCCAGCCGCCCGCGGCCGGGCGTCGCGGCGGGCGGCCAGGCGGCGGCGCCGCTGCGGCGCTGGACCGCCGGGGCAGGGATAGCGGGCCTGCTGGCGCTGGCGCTGCTGCCCCTGGTCGCCGGCGGCTATTGGACCTACACCCTGGGGCTGTGCTTTGCCAACGCCATCGCCATCATTTCGGTGAGCTTTCTGGTGCGCTACGGCGGCGAGGTCTCGATCGGCCACGGCGTGTTCGTCGCGGCGGGCGCCTACACCGTCGCCTTGATGGAGAAGTACCTGGGCGTGTCGTTGCTGGCCAGCCTGCCGCTGGCGGCTTGCGCGGGCGCCGTCCTGGGCCTGGCCTTCGCCTTTCCTTCCCGCTACCTGTCGGGCATCTACCTGGCGGTGGCCACGATGGCGCTGGCCCTGGCCCTGCCCGAGGTGCTGCTGCATTTTTCAGCGGTTTCCGGCGGTTATGAAGGCCTGTACGTGAAACTGGACGCGCTGCCGGGCCTGGCCAAGGAAACCCAGCGCTACTACCTGCCGCTGACCGGGCTGGTCGTGGTGGCGCTGCTGCTGCACCACTTCCGCCGCTCGCGCCAGGCGATGGCCTTGCTGTTGATCCGCACTTCGCCGCATGCGGCCGAGTCCTTCGGCGTACGCCGCAGCTGGGCCCGCCTGTCCTGCATGGCCTTGAGCGGCGCCATCGCGGCGATCGCCGGGGCGATGCTGTCCTTCAGCTCTTCCACGGTGTCGCCCAACAGCTTCACGCTGTGGACCTCGATCTTCCTGCTGGTGGGCTCCGTGGTCAGCCTGTATTCGATGTCCATCCTGGGCAGCCTGCTGGGCGGCCTGTTCCTGACGCTGATGCCCTTGCTGCTGGCGGGTGCGGGCGACTGGGTGCCCATTCTTTACGGGTCCGCGCTGCTGATCGTGGTGTTGGGATTCAATGCGCTGCCCGCCAAGGTGCGCGCCCGGCTGCACGGAGGCAATCCATGAACGCGCACGCCTCGCTGGACCGTCATCCGCTGGTGGTCGAGGACCTGTCGCTGTCGTTCGGCGGCATCCAGGTCCTGCAGCACATCGGGTTGCATTTGAAGGCGGGCGAGATCACCGGGCTGATCGGTCCGAACGGGGCCGGCAAGACCAGCTTCTTCAATTGCCTGACCGGCTTGTATTCCCCGCAGCAGGGCAGCATCCGGCTGGGCGAGCGGCGCCTTGAAGGCATTGCGCCCACGGGGCGCGCCGCGCTCGGGTTCTCGCGCAGCTTCCAGCACGTGGCCTTGTGCCCGGAGTTGACCGTGGCCGAGAACGTGATGGTGGGACTGGATCGGCAATCGTCGGCCGGGTGGCTGGATGCCTTCCTGCCCCTGCCGGGTGGCAAGGCGGAACGCGCCCGCAACCGCGAGCGCGCCCTGGCCGCCCTGGAACGGCTGGGGGTACTGCAGGTCGCCGATGAATATCCCTCGCAACTTCCGCCCGGCGTGCTGCGCCTGGCGGAGATTGCCCGTGCCATCGCAGGCGACCCTCGGGTATTGCTGCTGGACGAGCCGGCGGCGGGCCTGAATTCCGTCGAGACCGGCGACCTGTCGTCCGCGCTGAAGCGGCTGCGCGCGCCAGGGCTGGTGCTGGTGGTCGTCGAGCACGACATGGATCTGATCATGGAGGTGTGCGACACCATCCACGTACTGAACGTGGGCCGGCTGTTGGCCTCGGGCAGTCCGGAGCAGGTCCGCGGCAATCCCGATGTGGTGCGCGTCTACCTGGGAGACGAGGATGAATGAAGCGGCTTCTGGCCTGCTGGAGGTAGAGGGCCTGACGGTGCGCTATGGCGCCGGGCCGGTGGTGCACGGCATCGGGCTGTCGGTGGGCGCCGGGGCGGTGGTGGCGCTGCTGGGCGCCAACGGGGCCGGCAAGTCGAGCACGCTGCGCGCCATTGCCGGGCTGGAGCCGGCGCAGGGCCGGATCAGGCTGGACGGGCAGGACATCTCGGGATTGTCGGCGGCGCGGCGCTTCCGCCTGGGCATCGTCTACGTGCCGGAGGGCCGGGCCATCGTGACGGATCTGACGGTCGCCGAGAACCTGACCCTGGGTTCGTATTTCGTCGATGCGCGCACGCGGGCCAGGCGAGAACAGATGGTGATGGATTTCTTCCCGGAGATCGCGGGGCGGCGCAAGGCGCCCGCCGGCCTGCTCAGCGGCGGCGAACAGCAGATGCTGGCGATCGGCCGCGGCCTGATGTCGGGGCCGCGCCTGCTGCTGCTGGACGAGCCCTCGCTGGGGCTCGCGCCTTTGCTGGTTGCTCGCGTGTACGAGCGGCTGGCGGCGATCCAGCGCGAACAGAAACTGGCCGCCCTGCTGGTGGAGCAGAGCTTTCACGTGGCCGCCAGGCTGGCGGTCCGGGCCTGGGTGCTGCGGCACGGCCATATCGTGGGCGAGCTCGACGAGCAGGCGCTGCGCAGCCGCGAAGGGCGGCAGCGCGCCATCGACGCCTATCTGGGCGCGCGCCAGGAAGCCCGGGAACAGCCCCACGCATCTCTTGCATAGGAAAGGAACAGGCATGAAGCAACTGAAGCTGCAAGGCGAGGTCATCGCCAGCGGGCTGGAGTTCCCGGAAGGGCCGGTGGCGATGCCGGACGGCAGCGTGCTGGTCGTGGAGATCGCCGGCGGAAGGCTGACGCGCGTGCTGCCCAACGGCGAGCTGCGCAAGGTGGCGGACCTGGGCGGCGGACCGAACGGCGCGGCGCTGGGGCCGGACGGCCATTGCTACGTCTGCAACAACGGCGGCTTCAGCTGGCGCACCGACGAGGGCTTCACGCGGCCGACCGGACCTGCCGCCGGCTACCAGGGCGGCAGCATCCAGCGGGTGGATGTGGAGACCGGCGCCGTCCAGACCCTCTACACCCATTGCGATGGGGTGGCGCTGCACGGCCCCAACGACATCGTGTTCGATGCGCACGGCGGCTTCTGGTTCAGCGATTTTGGCAAGACCTTCGAAGACAGGATGCTGCGCGGCGCGCTGTACTACGCCCGCGCCGACGGCAGCTTCATCCGCCGCGCCGCGCATCCGGTGCTGACGCCCAACGGCGTCGGCCTGTCGCCGGACGGCAGCCAGCTCTATGTCGCGGAGACCGAGACGAGCCGGCTGTGGTCGTACCCGGTGCTGAACTCGGAGCCGGAGGGCGGCCGGCTGGCGATGGAGCCCTGGCCGTCGCCCAATGGCGGACGGCTGGTGCACGGACTGCCCGGTTATCAGCGCTTTGATTCGCTGGCGCTGGAAGAGGGCGGCAACGTCTGCGTGGCGACGCTGGTTCGCG contains the following coding sequences:
- a CDS encoding SDR family NAD(P)-dependent oxidoreductase encodes the protein MAQHLSGPASLEGQVALITGGAGAMGQAIAKAFRQAGARVIATDRVAQQELGGGIDYRRYDVTSRAETDQVIDEVLAEYGKVDILVLCAGIIARTPLGDSTDDEWDAVMSVNVRGVVNPARKLFPLMCKQGFGKILAAGSIAAKNGGVASGPAYVASKAAVHGMMRWIAKAGAPHGVYANTLAPGPVETAMWASVTGGGAPSANGTVPLGRYGNPDDIAQAALFLCSPASNWITGTSLDISGGMWMD
- a CDS encoding NAD(P)-dependent oxidoreductase: MTADTVPVIGFIGLGVMGGPMCRNIAVKHAGEVIAFDMNADAYALLQGTKARRAATLAEVAAQADVVFLSLPGGPQVERVCLAPGGLTDGPRRPAVIVDLSTTTVASARGTAERLAASGVAFADAPVARTRAAAQRGELSIMVGADEALYQRIEPLLRYIGSDVTRCGEVGCGQVVKLINNALVFENTVALAEMMVLGERAGVQPTVLLDAVSKGSGDSFVLRNHGRQAMLPREFPEKSFPPEYVLKDLGYVLELASQTGLAAHVAELAQRYYAAAASGGWGGRYFPSVIEIIDRGDGPAAAAPGQKGQVHG
- a CDS encoding branched-chain amino acid ABC transporter permease, which gives rise to MDDLVGLIWAGVVSGCLYAMGAIGIVLIYKSSNVVNFAHGNLAGLAAFLVFGFTAGIFANMAWGAAVLLTLVIMVAVMAVSYFLIAPLVFKSDLTSTIATLGVGLIAQGATQLLFGSNVVSLDLPLPAWRGQLGPIRVTSYDMAVLGTTALAIGLLYLLIERTRIGIAFRAVSANPYASRVCGLNLRRVHLFSWVTAGVLGLIASLLIVPTTFLSSTSVSSFMLQAFAAAVVGGFNSLPGAVLGGIFIGAIMNLLSFYVSAEFNNTYLLLTILLVLNVFPKGVLAIRGGARV
- a CDS encoding branched-chain amino acid ABC transporter permease, which encodes MSSVIMSSSRPRPGVAAGGQAAAPLRRWTAGAGIAGLLALALLPLVAGGYWTYTLGLCFANAIAIISVSFLVRYGGEVSIGHGVFVAAGAYTVALMEKYLGVSLLASLPLAACAGAVLGLAFAFPSRYLSGIYLAVATMALALALPEVLLHFSAVSGGYEGLYVKLDALPGLAKETQRYYLPLTGLVVVALLLHHFRRSRQAMALLLIRTSPHAAESFGVRRSWARLSCMALSGAIAAIAGAMLSFSSSTVSPNSFTLWTSIFLLVGSVVSLYSMSILGSLLGGLFLTLMPLLLAGAGDWVPILYGSALLIVVLGFNALPAKVRARLHGGNP
- a CDS encoding ABC transporter ATP-binding protein; the encoded protein is MNAHASLDRHPLVVEDLSLSFGGIQVLQHIGLHLKAGEITGLIGPNGAGKTSFFNCLTGLYSPQQGSIRLGERRLEGIAPTGRAALGFSRSFQHVALCPELTVAENVMVGLDRQSSAGWLDAFLPLPGGKAERARNRERALAALERLGVLQVADEYPSQLPPGVLRLAEIARAIAGDPRVLLLDEPAAGLNSVETGDLSSALKRLRAPGLVLVVVEHDMDLIMEVCDTIHVLNVGRLLASGSPEQVRGNPDVVRVYLGDEDE
- a CDS encoding ABC transporter ATP-binding protein — translated: MNEAASGLLEVEGLTVRYGAGPVVHGIGLSVGAGAVVALLGANGAGKSSTLRAIAGLEPAQGRIRLDGQDISGLSAARRFRLGIVYVPEGRAIVTDLTVAENLTLGSYFVDARTRARREQMVMDFFPEIAGRRKAPAGLLSGGEQQMLAIGRGLMSGPRLLLLDEPSLGLAPLLVARVYERLAAIQREQKLAALLVEQSFHVAARLAVRAWVLRHGHIVGELDEQALRSREGRQRAIDAYLGARQEAREQPHASLA
- a CDS encoding SMP-30/gluconolactonase/LRE family protein — encoded protein: MKQLKLQGEVIASGLEFPEGPVAMPDGSVLVVEIAGGRLTRVLPNGELRKVADLGGGPNGAALGPDGHCYVCNNGGFSWRTDEGFTRPTGPAAGYQGGSIQRVDVETGAVQTLYTHCDGVALHGPNDIVFDAHGGFWFSDFGKTFEDRMLRGALYYARADGSFIRRAAHPVLTPNGVGLSPDGSQLYVAETETSRLWSYPVLNSEPEGGRLAMEPWPSPNGGRLVHGLPGYQRFDSLALEEGGNVCVATLVRGGISVFSPGGELLEFHEAPEGYCTNICFGGADRRTAYITLSGYGQLLAARWPRAGLALNG